CGTGCACCCTCATGGTGCAGATTCTTCACTTGGTTGGCCCTCAGGGATAGGTGCTAGACGTTGGATCGACTTGCGAGGAGAGGGCTGCCGCACCAGGACGCATGCTCGTTCTGTGACCAGGAGGAGGAAACAATTAACCACATTCTACTCACTTGCGTCTTTGCTAGGACTGCTTGGGCGAGGATCTGCGAGGCCTTGGGCAAGCCGGATTGGACCCCATCTCAACAAGACACACTTGCGGACTGGGCAGTTGGCAAGCGAGGAATGGATGGCATGAGCACGAAAGATCTTCGTATCATTGTCGCGCTAGTATGGTGGGAGTTGTGGAAGCATAGGAATGCAATTATCTTCGACGGAGCGCGGCCTTCAATCGAGTCTCTACTAGGAAGAGTGAGGCAAGAGGGCCAGGTGTGGGCATCTGCCGGGCTAATTAAAGGGAAAATGTAGCTCCCTTCTTTAGTAGGGTGGAGAGGTGGGAGGCTAGCGAGGAGTAATATGTACTAAGTACTGTGTAATTGTGGTGGAGGCTTTCTTTGCCTTTCTTCTTTAATATATGATATGCACACTCGTGCATATTCGAGAAAAAAAATTACGGATACATTACTCTGGATCAAAGATTTAAGAAATTACAAAGTAATTCTCACAGCTAAGAATTACAATAAAATCTCTTTGTGACATCTTCTCCCTGGTGTGAGTCTTTGCAAGATGAAATGATGACAAGACTTCAGTAAAGAGACTACAACCAGACAGGAGCAACACTATTGCTAATTGTTCGTCTGCATAAACTCATTAGATTCGAATAATCAGCTCTGCGAGGATATTTAACTCTCTGTCTTCATGGCACCGTCACAAAGCACTAGAGTAATTTAGTTGCAAAAAAATACCACAACGACAACTAGATATCGAGGAAGACTAAAAATTATTGAAGATCCGAGGTCCCCTCACCTCCTAACACAAGATGACATTTGGAGGCGAGGGGATAAAAATTTCCTTGTGATGGCTGCTAGGGTTTCTTCGTCTCCTATGGGGTCTGGCCCATGGCGCGGGCCCTTGTGCAACTGCACTACACTTTGACGCGATGAGTGTCACGTAGGTATTCACCTAtgtttctccaaaaataaaagtgAAGCGGGACAAAATGTACTTTTCCTTGTATCACCTCTATTATTTTTGGCGTTCAAATTATTCTAGATCATGCAAAGTGGCAAAGTGTCAATAACTTGTGTCCATTCTGGTTCGCTGGATCATTTTGAGCCAATAAAATTCATCATTTGTGAAAAAAAAATAGCTGGTTCGCTAGATGCTAGTTCTTGCTACTGCATTTTTAAAAGCTGTTCTATGCCGTGCTTGCAAAAGACGGATTCTTCCAGCAATGGAAATGATGCCATGCTAGTAGCTTCTGCTGCCGTCCCCAGGGGCGGAACCAGCTCACATTTCGGCATTCCCCGTCGTACGCCACGAGCGATCGATCTTGCTGGCTAGTCTCTTTGGCAAGGGAATCTGGCCGACTAGCTGCCGTGTGTTTTCTAATATGGCTCCACGGCGAGTGGGCAGGGGAAGGGAAGAACACAAGCGCACGCATCGCGACGAGGGGACGCGAAAACCAGTGCCCAGCCCAGCCTAGCCCTGCCCTTTGGGCGCCGAGACGGGTCGCTCGGCCCTCCAGCTGCCGCAGCAGCCGCGCTCCTGCGTTTTGTTCCTTTGCATGGCGCGCACACGTAGGTAGGCGAATGACCCCCATAAACAGCATAAGTTTATGGTTCCATCCATCAGTCTCCTCCTTGATCTACCAACTCTAATGTGGGCGCCGGTGATGGCAGATCGATCATGGGGTAACGAGATGGATTATTGACTTGATTCCCGTGGGCGGCTGCGCTCTTGGCAAACCACAGGCGAAAAAAACGCATTGCCAGGTCGCGGCATCCACCATCGATCCCGATGATCGCTTTAATTTGCCTAAAATCTCCAAAGTGCACGCGCACTATTTGAACGAACCGAGCGGCCCCTCGTGCGCCGTTCGATCTCGCCCCTGATCGTCCCGAAAGTCACATGCGTTACCGACAAATCACCTGGTCGGGGTCCACACTGGCAAATCCCCACACAACCATCACTCCAACCCACCCGCCAGCCACACACACACATCGAAGGCGCGGACGCGCATCTCCACTACTTCCTCGCGTCCGGCGACCGCCGTTAACCGGCCACCGAAGTGCGCCGCCGAGCACGCACGCGAGCGCAGCCTCAGCGGGATCCGGCTGGGAGAGCAGTGGCGTGCCCAATTTGAACACTGACGAGCAGCGCCGCGCCGTCGCGGACCCAGGCCTCCATGCCGGGCGACGAGTAGTGCCTCGACCCCGCCGAAGGCGATGAGCTGCTGACGCAGGCGGGATCTGTCTGCGAGTTGAAATGGCCGCCGCGCGCCCAGGCCAAGCTACTGCTGCTGCGGGCGGGATGCAGCTACGAATTGAAGTCGCCGCGCAtggctgctgctgcttcttcgcAGATTCGGCTGGATCTGGCTGCTGCCGCTGCCGCTATTGATTTGGTGATTCTGCAGGTACTGTACTAATGGATTCAACCCGATTTGGTGCTCTGTAGTTTCTGAGCATGTGCAGTACAAGTGCATGGTTCCAATTTAAGTGCCCAGAACATGCTAGCCCCCCTTTTGGAATTCATCTACAAGTTTTCAGAAAATTCAGACTTATATTGTTTTATTTTCTGAAAAAACTACGTAGTCGCATATACCTGATGGTGGAGTTGCACATTCTCATCAACATAGTCGCACATGCATGGTCACGGAGTTGCACACGCACGACTGTGGGAGGTGCTCACATATAACCGCGGAGTTGCACACTCTTGTCGGTATTGTGAGGATAGGGTGTAATTCACCGACCGTAACAAGTCAACTGAAGACTATTCAGTCTAAAACATGTTAGGTTGCTCAGAGAATTGGGATCTGGGTGTAAGTTGATCTATTGTTTACTATTTTTTATTGGCATCCACGATAGTTGAAGTTGCACATATAGTAGTCCTAGTTGGCACATGCACCACCACAGAGTTGCACAATCTGTTCAGCATAGTCACATATGAATTGTCGTGCGATGTGCTCACGCCCCGCTGCGAAGTTGCACACTTTCGTCGGCGTAGTCGCACATGCATGGCAACAGAGTTGCACAATCTGGTCCGCATAGTCGCACATGAGTTGTTGTGGGAGGTGCTCATGCCCGGCCGTGGAGTTGCACACTCTCATCGGCATAGTCGCACATGCATGGCCATagagttgcacaatctcgtcCGGAAGTCGCACATGAATTGCCGGGGGTGTTGGACACTCTCGTCGGCGCAGTCGCACATGTATGGACACCGAGTTACACACATGAATTATCGTGGGAGGTGCTCATGCATGGTCGTGTTGCACACTCTCGTCGGCACAGTCGCACATACAAGGCCATGGAGTTGCACAACCTTGTTCACATAGTCGCACATGAGTTTTTGTGGGAGGTGCTCATGCTCGGCCACGGAGTTGCACACTCTCGTCGGCATAGTCACGCATGCATGGCAACATAGTTGCACAATCTCGTCTGCATAGTCGCACATGAATTGTTGTGGGAGGTGCCCACGTTCGACCACGGAGTTGCACACTTTTGCGTGCATAGTCGCACATGCGTGGCCGTGGAGTTGGGACATTTTTATAGATATATAGTCCCTCAAACGCGGTTGTGGGGGCTGCACATGCACGGCGATTGCCAGGCAGTTGGCCAGAGCACCGGGGCAGCAGATGAAATTGCACATTTCACTGTTAGAGAGTAGTATGGGGTAGTGCCACTAGTGAAAACCGCATAGCTTGGGCAACAAACGAAGTTGCACATCTCACCGGAAGGAGGCAGTTGGGGGTGAAGGTACCATAGAGGAAAACTGCACGTCTACGGTGTACAAGAAAAGTTGCACATCTCTGTCAGGTAGTTGCACATTGACGGCTAGTCAGTTGCATAAAGCGGGGGCaaaattgcaaaaaaaagttTGTCAAAACATATCCATgcgggatctagtttcgaagagcACATCGCAAGGATTTCAACAGTGACAACGGATCTTAATTTCGATCTTTGGTTCAAAAGTTATGGCTTTTTTAAGAAGCAAAAATTGAAAAACAAACTAGATTGGCAACCTCCTTTTGTGTACAGGAACCACGTACTTTTCTTTTCCCGGCCACTCCAAAGCTCTACCTAGCGCTTGAGCGCCAACTAGACGGGTCCACTTTAATTTGTTTACGGCCTTTTGACCTTGTGGGGATTGTCTCCGGAGCTGAGCTCGAACAGGGTGCCGTTCTTGGATCACACCTGTTGGAGCGGAGCGGAGTTGAGTGTCATCCCGGCCTGTCTCCATGCAAAGAATGCACCTGATAATTTCCCGTCCACGAGCGATCACGGGGATTCCGTTTCCGTAACCGCCCATCTGCACAAACATAAGATCCACAAAAAAGACGTACTCTAATCCAATTCCAATGCGTTGAAACTTGCAAGGCACACCGTCTTGCTTTGGGGAAAACAATGCAAAATCAGCAATACTCTAGTTGGTGTGCTCAGTAGCTAGCTCGTCCTGTCTGCGGTTTGGGCTTCGGCCAACTGTTTCAACCTCTTTTCTTTTTGACGATGAAACGAGCAACTGTTTCAACTTGGGCATGCACCGAGTCTGTTGACCCTGACGTCTGGCTGATTCCCCAGCCGGAGGAACGGAGCTGTCAAAGTTCCCCTGTGCTATCTGTCGGCTTTATGACACGTCGGAACCAGAGCACCTGTGAGGAAGGAAACGCACCTTTGAGGGGTGTTTGTTTCTAGGGATTTTTTTATGTacggactagaaaaagtccctcttaAAGACTTTTTTATCAAACGGGAGGAACTTTTTAGGGACTAAACTAggcatttgggactaaatgaagaagactcttaagtagagtctttttgggactttttgaGATTTTTCCAATAATGCCCCTCCATGCACCCATTGGCCCGCCACCCCATGGTGTTGTTTGATTGTTATTTTTCTATATACTAGGGGCAACAtagtcatttaataacctctagaaagggactagggactttttagtctcTGAAAACAAACAAGGAGGGACTTTGTAGGGACTAGaaactttttagttgggactagaaaaagtcttAGGACCAGAGAACCAAACACCACCTGAATCCAACGTGCGCCGGTCCCGGTTAAATAATTACGCACAGATGCAGATGCAGATACAGCGACGTGACATTACATCCTGCGCGCCCGGGGTTAGGTAAAATGGTTTGCTTGATTCGTTTCGGTAGGTTTACATGATCGACCTTGGTGGCATGTCGTTTTTCCTTTCATTTCTGAACGACAGAAGGAAAGTTGACATTTCTTGAGCTGCGCATAGGATATGGTAACTCGTACAAGATGTTAGAATTATTGGGATTTAAACCATCTATTATATTCAATAATTTCTAGAAAAATCCCATAGGCCCGTATGACACGTTCATGCATGACAAGAAAGAAGTTAAAATATTTGCGCTAGTGGAAAATGAAACCGAATGGTGGTGAATGATGACATTCATCTCCTCATTGATGGCATCAATATTTTGGTTTTGGTTTCATTTCTTCATTAGTACATTGGTTTCTTCATACCGTGCGTACTAGCATATTTTGTCATGCAAGAACTTGAAACGATTTGCCTATTAATGGGAGACGAAACTGATCACTTAATAGGATTTTTAGTGCGTCTGTTTCTCCTCTCCTTAATGAGAATTAGTGCGTCCATTTCAGTTTCATCTCGTTGCTCCTATAAGAGGTCGCTCTTCTTTCAAACGAGACACAACTCTTCGCATTGTTCCAGAGCATTGCACCGTCTACCTCTTTCCCATCTTGCTTCCTGGCGTGCACCGGAGAGTGAGACAGCAGGCCTCCGAAACCCCGCCTCTTGTGATCtggtacgggagaggggcgatcaggtttttgagGAGCGTCCTTACGCGATTGATGGAGTCTTGTTTATCGTGGCTGCAAACGGCGACATCACTGACGACGAGTTCCccaacgacgacttcttccccgacgtcaaGGACCTCTTCAGCGACATGACGATCGGGACATCTGCACCTTCTGCTACTGCGCCGTATGCCATCTTATCCTCACTGTTAGGGCTAGCATTTGGTTTATTGCTAATAGCAATTGACATGGATATGATGCATTTTGCTTATGATTTTGATTGTATGACTAGTCTCAACGAATTGTTGCTAGTTTCTAGTTTCATCAATATATTGCTATTCATATTTTATCCATTATTTTTCTGGATTAAACTAAACGAGAAAATGCCTAATTattcaacaatccaaaaacctgacATGTGTAGGCAATTTTCTCCTATTGATTTTGCTGCAACTCTCAAGCCCGCACCATTTGAGGGCGTGAACTATAAGAGGTGGCGTGCGAGGGCAGTTCTTTGGCTTACCACCATGAACTTTTTTCACGCCTCTAAAGGCAAGCTAGAGGGAGAGCTGACTACTGAGCAGGAGCAAGCTTTCCAGGCTACAGACACCCTCTTTAGAGGTGCTGTCTTGAGTGTTCTTGGCGACAAGATTGTCGATCCATTCATGACCATCATGGTCGGTAAAGATATGTGGGATGCACTCGAAGCCAAGTTTGGAGTCGCGGACGCAGGAAGTGAGTTGTATATCATGGAACAGTAccatgactacaagatgactgatgacCGCTCCGTTGTTGAGCAGGCTCATGAGATTCAGTCGCTCACTAAAGAACTTGAGCATCTCAATTGTGTGTTACCGGACAAATTCATTGTCGGAGGCATCATTGCCATgcttcctccttcatggaggaattttgCTACCTCTCTGAAGCATAAGAGGCAAGAGTTTACTGTTGTCAATCtaattggcactcttgatgtagAAGAGAAGGCGAGGGCAAAAGACACACGTGCTCGTTTCCATGAGGGGAATTCCAGTGCCAATTTGGTACAAAAGAGAAATTTCCAAATCCACAAACCCAAGAACAAAAACTATGCGGGCAAAGGAAAATTTGATGGCAAGTACAAAGCCCCACAACCTgtcaacttcaagaagaagaaggatactTATAAGAAGAAAAGAAAGTGCCATGTATGTGGCAGTGAAGAACATTGGGCTTCATCCTGCAAGGACCGCTGGGACATGCGTCAGAATGAGAACAATAGCAAGACCGCTAGTGCTGTTATTGGCGATGTTGACATGAAAGATGTCGGGTATGGTAAATTTCCTACCATCCTTTCAGTATGAAGAATTACACATCCATCCAAAATGTACCTCCCAGGAACAAATCCAATTCTTAATCCAAAGTTCCAGACATTTGTTAAATGAGGATGTCATTCTCCAGATTGGTGGATTGACACCGGTGCCAATGTACATGTGTGTTCTGACATAAACATATTTTcttcttatcaggtcgcaagAACTACACCCGTGTTGATGGGAAACGGGACAcatgcttctgttcatggtgttggtacgatcgatctgaagtttacttcgggaaagatcgtgcgactgaagaacgtgcagcatgtccctgcTATAAATAAAAATCTTGTCAGTGGTTCTTGTTTGTGTCGAGATGGTTATAAATTGGTATTTGAGTCCAATAAGGTTGTAGTATCTAagtgtggacaatttgttgggaagggctatgagagcggaggcttgttccgcttaTCTTTGTCAGACTTTTGCACTAAAGTTATTAATCATGTTTGCAGTGAAATCGAATCAAATGTTTGGCATTCACGACTTTGTCATATTAACTTTGGTGTCATGACGCGGCTAGCAAATTTGAGTTTAATCCCAAAATTTACAATTGTCAATGGTTCTAAGTGCCAAATTTGTGTGCAAGCAAAGCAACCTCGCAAGTCTCATGCGACTGTTGAGGCGAGGAATTTGGCACCACCTGAACTGATACATTcagatctttgtgagatgaatggtgtgttgataAAAGGTGGAAAAAGATATTTCATGACTCTAATTGATGACTCTACTAGATATTGCATGATATATTTGTTGAAAACAAAAGATGAGGCTTtgcactactttaaaatctacaAAGCCGAAGCAGAGAATCAACTCGATTGAAAGATCAAAAGGCTTAGGTTGGATCgcggtggagagtatttttccaatgagtTCAATTTattttgtgaggaacatggtataatacatgagaggacgcctccctactctccccagtcaaacggggttgccaaacgaaagaaccgaactctaactgatttggttaatgCCATGTTAGATACAACGGGACTTTCCAGggaatggtggggggaggctTTGATGACTGCAAGTCATGTCCTAAATAGAGTTCCTACGAAGAATGAAGAGATTACCCCGTTTGAAGAATGGGAAAGGAAAAGGCTTAAACTTTCCTACTTACGAacttggggttgtttggcgaaagtcaatgtacCAATTACCAAGAAGCGTAAGCTTGGGCCAAAAACAGTTGATTGCGTTTTCCTGGGTTATGCTTTCcatagcattggctatagatttctagtggTGAAATCTGAGGTACTTGACATGAATGTTGGTACcatcatggagtcgaatgatgcgactttctttgacGATATTTTTCCTATGAAGGATATGCCTAGCTCATCTAGTCAGAGGTCACAGACAACTCCTGGACCTACTGTTCCATTGGAACATTCCGAGAAGAAACACACAGATATTCCTGAGGAGGATGACAATGAAGCTCCTAGAAGGAGCAAGATACAAAGGACCACAAAGTCATTTGGTGAAGATTTCATTGTGTACCTCGTGAatgatactcccacttctatttcagaagcTTATGCATCTTATGATGCTGATTACTGGAAAGAAGCTGTGCGTAGTGAGATGGATTCTATCATGGCTAAtgggacatgggagatcactgatCATCCTTATGGGTGTAAACCTGTAGGGTGTAAGTGGGTGTTTAAGAAAaagcttaggcccgatggtacaattgaaaagtacaaggcacgACTTGTTGCCAAGGGCTATACCCAAAAAGAAGGTGAAGATTTCTTTGATACTTATGCGCCTGTGGCCAGattgaccaccattcgagtactACTCTCATTGGCCGCCTCACACaatcttctcgttcatcaaatggacgttaagacaactttcctaaatggagagttggagGAGGAAATTTACATGGAACAACCCGATGGTTTTGTAgtagatggt
The Aegilops tauschii subsp. strangulata cultivar AL8/78 chromosome 3, Aet v6.0, whole genome shotgun sequence genome window above contains:
- the LOC109785161 gene encoding uncharacterized protein; protein product: MTIGTSAPSATAPYAILSSLLGLAFGLLLIAIDMDMMHFAYDFDCMTSLNELLLVSSFINILLFIFYPLFFWIKLNEKMPNYSTIQKPDMCRQFSPIDFAATLKPAPFEGVNYKRWRARAVLWLTTMNFFHASKGKLEGELTTEQEQAFQATDTLFRGAVLSVLGDKIVDPFMTIMVGKDMWDALEAKFGVADAGSELYIMEQYHDYKMTDDRSVVEQAHEIQSLTKELEHLNCVLPDKFIVGGIIAMLPPSWRNFATSLKHKRQEFTVVNLIGTLDVEEKARAKDTRARFHEGNSSANLVQKRNFQIHKPKNKNYAGKGKFDGKYKAPQPVNFKKKKDTYKKKRKCHVCGSEEHWASSCKDRWDMRQNENNSKTASAVIGDVDMKDVGYGKFPTILSV